The Onychomys torridus chromosome 4, mOncTor1.1, whole genome shotgun sequence genome includes a window with the following:
- the Abo gene encoding LOW QUALITY PROTEIN: histo-blood group ABO system transferase (The sequence of the model RefSeq protein was modified relative to this genomic sequence to represent the inferred CDS: deleted 1 base in 1 codon) produces MAKLRLGRPKCYSLHLGILPLTVLALVFFGYGFPSHRSQELGDSEAVTSRKDVLVLTPWLAPIIWEGTFNIAILNEQFRPQNTTVGLTVFAIKKYVVFLKLFLETAEQHFMVGHKVTYYVFTDRPADVPQVPLGAGRKLVVLTVHSYTRWQDVSMHRMEMISHFSERRFLHEVDYLVCADVDMKFSDHVGVEILTALFGTLHPGFYRSSREAFTYERRPQSQAYIPLDEGDFYYMGAFFGGSVLEVHHLTKACHEAMVQDQANGIEAVWHDESHLNKYLLYHKPTKVLSPEYVWDQQLLGWPSIMKKLRYVAVPKNHQAIRNL; encoded by the exons GAAGACCAAAATGCTACTCACTTCACCTCGGAATCCTTCCCCTCACAGTGCTTGCCTTGGTCTTCTTTGG CTATGGATTCCCgagccacagaagccaggaatTGGGAGACTCAGAAGCCGTGACTAG TAGGAAAGATGTTCTTGTCCTGACCCCATGGCTGGCTCCCATCATCTGGGAGGGGACCTTCAACATCGCCATACTGAATGAGCAGTTCAGGCCTCAGAACACCACAGTTGGACTGACTGTGTTTGCCATCAAAAA GTATGTGGTGTTCCTGAAGCTTTTCCTGGAGACGGCCGAGCAGCACTTCATGGTGGGGCACAAGGTCACCTACTATGTCTTCACTGACCGTCCAGCTGACGTGCCACAGGTGCCCCTGGGTGCAGGACGAAAGCTGGTGGTGCTAACTGTGCACAGCTACACCCGCTGGCAGGATGTGTCCATGCACAGGATGGAGATGATCAGCCACTTCTCTGAGCGACGCTTTCTGCATGAGGTGGATTACCTGGTGTGTGCAGATGTGGACATGAAGTTCAGTGACCACGTGGGTGTGGAGATTCTCACAGCACTCTTTGGTACCCTGCATCCTGGCTTCTACAGGAGCAGCCGAGAGGCCTTTACCTATGAGCGCCGGCCACAGTCCCAGGCCTACATCCCCCTG GATGAGGGTGACTTTTACTACATGGGAGCCTTCTTTGGGGGGTCAGTGTTGGAGGTGCACCATCTCACCAAGGCCTGCCATGAGGCTATGGTGCAGGACCAGGCCAATGGCATAGAGGCTGTGTGGCATGATGAGAGCCATCTGAACAAGTACCTGCTATATCACAAGCCTACAAAGGTGTTGTCCCCAGAGTATGTGTGGGACCAGCAGCTGCTGGGCTGGCCCTCCATCATGAAGAAGCTGAGATATGTGGCTGTGCCCAAGAACCATCAGGCAATCAGGAATCTATAG